The following is a genomic window from Malus sylvestris chromosome 12, drMalSylv7.2, whole genome shotgun sequence.
CTTGATGCTCATCCGTCAGCTGCTACTGCTCCAACACATGTCGGTTGATCCAGTTGGTCCCAGGGTCTCCCAGGCGCCGGCGTCATTAGCCTCATCAATGGCGTTACCTATTAGCGCCAGGTGTGGTCATCGCTGCCCCCACACACCCGACATGCCATCGGCATTCACTACTGATGCCTCAGGGTCACTACAAGGTAAAGTTTAATAATGCCCCGCCCGTTCATAACTGTTTCTTTTTTCTATAGTGCTTTGGTGATTTCTCCATATACACTATTCTACGTGATATTGGATTGCCTAATGATGCTAGGAGGGTGTTCATTAGTTCTTTGTAGGGAACAACGTGTCACTGAAACTGTTTGTTCAATTTTTCTGCTTAATTCCAAGTTTTACTAgtttaattttgttcaaaaGTAGAGCTGCGGCTGCTCTAAGTTCTATATTTAGTTAGTTAGGTAAGTAGAAAGAAAATGTGTAAAGCGAATGTATCATTGTGCTTTGAAATGCAAATGCTTGCATGAATTGAAAGTAATTGTTGTTTACTTATGCAAACATGGAGTTGGATTGTATTTACATTCTATAACAACGCATAAAATGTTGGCAAAGTAGAACCTTATAAAGAATGCCAAATATGAAATATGATAAGCATTTGGTTGCTGAATGACATTGCAAATTAGTAAAGAATTGCCTAGTGACGGTTATTAGTTTTGATGCGGCTGTGCCAAGATATTATCAACAATTCCTTAGTTTGAAAAGTATTTGGTTAAGGTATTGTTATGATTTTAGATGAATTATTTCGCGGTTGATTGTGTGTTGAGCCCCTTTGGTTTAGCAATGAGCGATAGACATGTTTCATGACATAACATGGGTGGTGGCTGTCATTGGTTCTTTATGGATTGTTTGGAACATTTCTTGGTTATGTTTTTCTCATGCCttttcatcaagtataattTGTGTTCGTATTTCAATTGTGCATGGTAGAGTAACAGGAAGACAGTGCTGAAAAAGCCAAATGTTTGAGTTCTTATGCAACCAAATGGTTCTGCTAGTATGGTTATTTCTGCAATGTTTCACCTTTATTTTTATTCCTGGTTTGTCCTTTTCATCACTACTGTTGAATATGTTCTTGTTTTGTTATATGTTTTTAGAGTCCAATAGTTGTTATATGCCTCCACCGATGGTaattaaacaagaaagaaatttcagttaacttagttttgttattttaggttAAGTTTGTTAAGTTATGCCatttaaggattaaaaagttattatatatatatatattgtgtatTGTTGTCATCATTCCGAACCTATTATTAAACATTTGTGATCATTGTGTTGGATAcatatattgtttatgttattttcagggttttggaaaatgttttaattatagGAAGGTTATGCCAAAATTTTAGTAGGATTTGTTATTAGTTTTGGGTTAACGTTAATTTTACATTTCTTTGCAGCCAAGAAAAATACCTGTGGACCTTGTTGCCAGTTGAAGACGGTGAAGATCACCCGGGTGAACAACGGACATAACACAATTGAATACGATGACCGACATCTGGCTGCACCAACGGCGGAATAGCATAGCTCATTGGCCCACAACATGTCACGTCGTTCGAACCTATTGCCCTATATAATGGAAGTCTTGGAAGGCGATGCCAGACGAGGTGAGGATGAAGGTGCGCACACAGTTGTTGGTAAGTATCCtacattttaattgtttttcctttaaattttatatatttatattacttaatgtatgtaattaatttgttacaTTGGAGACAAACTATAATTTCGACTACAGCAACGAGCATATGTTGGCATACAATCAACATGCTTTTTGCTAAACGTTACAAGCACTGGAAGAGCGACTTGCACCAATATTTTGAGACATTTGATGATTTGTAGGTTGCTCTTGAGGAGGGTTGCCCGAATAGTTTTGAGGACCGGGAAGATAATTAGGCGTGGCTCTGCAGTCATTTTTAGGAGCCTGGGTATGTGGTACgttttttatttaagtttaaaagTATTATACGTTTCTTACTAGtgtttattgatattttttatatttcatttaaatttgaacTAATACGTTTATCTTTTGTATAACAGAAGAAGGCGAAAGCCAACAAAAGCAATCGGGAGAAGAAGACTCTTCTCCACCATTTCGGTTCGAGGCCTTTCTCATATAGGATGGAGGCGCGGCGGCGGGTAATaataaagtttttcatatttaatttttaatatgtcattaatattaatttttttttcgtactaacatttttcttctcttgttttATTTAGGGGGGTTCAAAATTCTCGGAGATCGATGTCTTTAGCGAAGTATATGTTCGACCCGGGGATGAGTTGGCCGAGTTCCTTCATGTAAATATTCTTCAATTGTAATTACTATCTTATGCATTCCAGTATCATGGttattaataatatttaatgttATATTACACAGGCGACGATGATGGAGAAGAGGCAGTTCGTTCTTCAAGAGGCCGTCTCCCAGCTTCCTCCCGAGACTCTGCTCGAGTCTGTGGATCCCTCAGAGGATGTGAGGTTTCAGATCCTTACGGAGACCTTGGATCAAACTCTCGGGCGGAGGCTGGGGACGTATTGTAGAGGGATGGGGAATGCGCGGCTGTGGGAACCTAGAGCCCCTTCATCATCGTAGTCAAAGAGTCAAGTGACAATTTTGATAGCAAAGAAGCTCACCTCGTATAGGAGCCAGATGTCACAGATTGTACAAGCCTTCAGTCAGTCTAGCATTCGTCTCCCGGATCTTTGTCCCCTGTCAACATCCGAACCCCTTCAACCCGAGCATGCCCACAACTCTGCCCTTTCAACCTCTCAGCCCGTCCACAACCTCGAGACCTTCCATCCGCCTTCGAATGACGACCCCGTAGATTATGTTGcattattttattagttttttactcccttactttttaaacatttttcttGTGCAcacatttatattaatttaaataaattatttttctcttcattacattttttaattgcaatttaattttattacaaaaaaaaaaaaacagaacaaaaaaattaaattaaaaaaaaaaaaatttttgcaCGACGAATACCTTCATATCTCGAAACTCTAGCAACTAACAAGGTTTCGTCGCGCAAGAATAAATTGTCATTATGCAAAGTTTAGACAAATAAATAATGGTCGTCCCATGTTTGTATCCTGATATTTGGTGCAACAAACACACTCGTTCTAAAAATTTTGTGCGACGAAGGCTAAACTGTCGCGTCGTGTGGTTGCGACCAATGATattgttcgtcgcgcaaagtctttcTTCACGATCTTTGTGCGACGGATTATGCACGACGAAGTTTCAATCGCGCAGAAGTTCGTGCAATGAAAATACACTTTGCACGACCAACTTTGATTTGTCACACAAATAGTAAAACGTAGTAGTGTTCTTGAATGCTTAAGCCATCCTTGATTTGGTACTTGTATAATGaagtcatcaacataaagaCACACCATAAGAAAATCATGTGTACCCTCTTTCTTGAGATAAAGTGATGGCTCACTTGGACTTCTTACAAATCCACTTTGACGAAAATATTGATCAATTTTGCTATTCTAGGCTCTTGGTGCTTACTTTAAGCCATATAGTGCTTTTCGAAGTCAACAAACTTTGtcttcctttcctttttcaATACATCTTTGTGGCTGCTCCACGtaaacttcttcttcaagttctCCATTCAAAAATACAGACTTGACATCCAATTGAAAAACTTGGATTTTCAATTGTGTTGCCAAAGCCAAAACAGTTCGTATAGTTTCCATTCATACAACCGGAGCAAACGTTTCATTGAAATCTACTCCAGGTTGTTGAGAGTAGCCTTTGGCAACCAGCCCAACCTTATGGTTTTGGATTGAGCCATCTTCATTGTATTTTGTCTTGTAGATCCATTTAAGTCCAAAGATGTCCTTTGATTTAGGCCGATCAACAAGTTACCAAGtagaatttttcttgaaaactctaatttcttcatccattgcgTCTTGCCAAATTTTTTCTTTCACTGCTTCCTCAAAATTTTGAGGCTCCAAAGCAATCAAGGCAAGATCATACGACTCATATATGTCCGCCAATGAACGCGTTCTTGCGTTTAGTCTTGGTGTTGAATCTCGTGAACTAGAATCAGAAGTTCTTGCACTTGGAATTTGACTTTTTGCTCCTGAAATTGGGCTTTGGGGCAGCATGGTTTCTTCtaaatttgatgtttttggTTCCTCGAAAATTCTCGGTATTTTACCTCATTCGTTTTTCCATCTCCAGACCTTGAATTCATCAAAAATAACTTCTTTGGAAATTACCAACTTATTAGTTCTTGGATCAATCAATCTTTATGCCTTGGACTTGTCACTATAGCCcacaaaaatgtttttttttcacctttttttatcaaacttttctctcttttgagAAGGAATATGTCCATAGGCCATGCAACCAAAGATCTTAAAGAAATCAACCTTTGGCTTTAACCCATGCCATGCTTCGAAAGGAGTCATATCCTTGATAGACTTGTTTGGTGACCTGTTGAGAATAAACACCGATGTATGAATTGCTTCAACCCAAAACACATTTGGCAGACCTTTTTCTTTTAACATGCATCTTGCCATTTCAACAATGGTTTGATTTCTTCGTTCTGCAACACCATTTTATTGTGGAGTGTAGCTTGCCGTCAATTCTCTTTTTGATTCCATTGCTTTTGCAAAATTCTGAAAATTCATTTGATGTGAATTCTCCACCACGATCAGTTCTCAACGTCTTCAGATTGTATCCACTCTGCTTTTCTCCATAGGCCTTAAATTGCTTGGAAAAAGAGAAGGCTTCTGACTTTTGTTCTAGAAAATAAACCCAGATCATCCTGCTATAGTcatcaacaaagagaagaaactaTTTCTTGCCATTAAAAGATGGTGTGAGTCGATCCGCATATATCTGCATGTACCAACTCAAGAAGGGAACTTGCTTTCCATGTTGATTGTGAAAATGGTAAGCGGTGGAATTTTCCAAAAATACAACCTTCACATATTTCTTTCTCAGACTGAACGAAAGGAATGCCAACCACCATATTTTTTTGGTGTAAGAGGTGTAGACTTCTTTGATTTAGATGTCCGTACCTCATATGCCACAATAGTGATTCTTCTACATTTTCGGCTTCCAAAACATAGTTTTCTTTTGACGCCATGATCAACGGAAATACTTTGTTTGCCGTCATTTTTATCTTAGCCACTACAGTGCTATTCTTTTTATCAGAAATACCATTGTGGTTATCATCAAATTTAACAGAGAAGCCTTTTTGTAGGAGTTGTCCTACACTTAATAAATTTTGTGCCAAATTAGGAACATATAGCACATCATAGATTAGTTTTGGTGTACCTTCTCGAATTTGAAAAGAGATAATACCCTTGCCTTCCATGTTGTGAAGCTTTCCATCTTCAAGCTTGACTTGTGAATTCacattttcttcaaatttgatgaaacATTATATGTTTCCCGTCATATGGTTACTGCATCCGCTATCCACGTACCATATATCTTGTGGTTCTTGACGAGCGCTGAGACATGTATAAAATAGTTGCTTTGGAGAATCATTATTTTATGTGAAATTGGCTTCATTATTTTTCTAATATTTGCAATCTCTTTGAGAGTGGTTGGGTATTCTGCATCAGGTTCGCTTATACCGGCAATCTGCActcactagtacaaaaacatatTTACGTGACGAAGCAAATTGCGTCGTG
Proteins encoded in this region:
- the LOC126592682 gene encoding uncharacterized protein LOC126592682, whose protein sequence is MEARRRGGSKFSEIDVFSEVYVRPGDELAEFLHATMMEKRQFVLQEAVSQLPPETLLESVDPSEDVRFQILTETLDQTLGRRLGTYCRGMGNARLWEPRAPSSS